One genomic segment of Bacillota bacterium includes these proteins:
- a CDS encoding HAD family phosphatase, translating to MNVIFDIGNVLLSFQPKEYLRSLGLSDEEVELYNRIVFRSKVWVDLDRGVIDEGEAVAQLTAIYSQYAWGIERVFADWYAMFIPLEGVKLLPKLKGVGYRLYALSNFHREAFRHVRNKHDWFDLFDGMVISYEVHAVKPEPEIYQVLIDRYGINPWESVFIDDVKENIDGARDFGFHTIHHTSFEKTVGELRKFVGLGS from the coding sequence ATGAACGTCATATTTGATATCGGCAATGTGCTCCTAAGCTTTCAGCCCAAGGAGTATCTCAGGAGCCTGGGATTAAGTGACGAAGAGGTGGAGCTTTACAATAGAATCGTTTTCAGGAGCAAGGTGTGGGTAGATCTCGATCGAGGGGTCATTGATGAGGGTGAGGCGGTGGCTCAATTAACCGCTATATATTCGCAGTATGCCTGGGGGATCGAGCGGGTTTTCGCCGACTGGTATGCTATGTTTATCCCTTTGGAGGGAGTAAAGCTTTTGCCCAAGCTGAAAGGGGTCGGCTATAGACTGTATGCTTTGTCTAATTTCCATAGGGAAGCCTTTCGCCATGTGAGAAATAAGCATGATTGGTTTGACCTCTTTGACGGTATGGTTATTTCCTATGAGGTGCATGCAGTCAAACCGGAGCCGGAGATATATCAGGTGCTGATTGACCGGTACGGAATTAACCCCTGGGAGAGTGTTTTCATAGATGATGTGAAGGAGAATATAGATGGGGCGCGGGATTTTGGGTTTCATACGATTCATCATACTTCCTTTGAGAAGACGGTGGGGGAGTTGAGGAAGTTCGTCGGTCTAGGATCTTAA